One stretch of Falsibacillus pallidus DNA includes these proteins:
- a CDS encoding sensor domain-containing diguanylate cyclase, translating to MNVKHDLNYERVLMDGINDIVFIVKVEKSSGQFTYEFLNRKAIEKTKLDEGVIGKSISDVYPEKEAEFLLSHYQKVVSKRKSVVYEDSYYTPDGAKSYSETVLNPLFNSEGEVEQIVGIVKDITKERAADAAMKEYLDRLEESENRFKIIAEHAQDLITLIDRDGIITYVSPSYQNLLGFHDNEYIGKSFLHNIHPECRTKLEEEIRNSVQTKEPCKMQFQQKTQKGDWIWSELNATPVYDERDQFIYMVVLSRDITLQKEYESKLEHFAFHDSLTSLPNRRKFRDCLIEAIAGLREGKGRFAVLLMDIDRFKQINDEYGHDAGDEVIKEFGRRIKRSFSKEDVVARLGGDEFVALLKGVDSAEKATEAADRIQTSLKEPWRLKNCGMAVTSSIGIAISPSTDTTVFTILKNADKALYEAKDAGRNAFRIRIVE from the coding sequence ATGAATGTGAAACACGATCTGAATTATGAAAGGGTATTAATGGACGGTATAAATGATATCGTTTTCATTGTGAAGGTTGAAAAGAGTTCAGGGCAGTTTACTTATGAGTTTTTAAATCGGAAAGCCATAGAAAAAACCAAATTAGATGAAGGAGTCATCGGGAAATCCATTAGCGATGTGTATCCTGAAAAAGAAGCGGAATTCTTGCTTTCTCATTATCAAAAGGTAGTGTCAAAAAGAAAATCGGTCGTCTATGAAGACAGCTATTATACACCTGATGGCGCAAAATCTTATTCGGAAACCGTTTTGAATCCCCTGTTTAATTCTGAGGGGGAAGTCGAGCAAATCGTGGGGATTGTCAAGGATATCACAAAGGAGCGGGCGGCGGATGCCGCTATGAAAGAGTATCTAGATAGGCTCGAAGAAAGTGAAAATCGCTTTAAGATCATAGCGGAACATGCGCAGGATCTGATTACTTTGATTGATCGGGACGGGATCATCACCTATGTATCTCCTTCGTATCAAAATCTTCTTGGATTTCACGATAATGAATATATAGGGAAATCATTTCTGCATAACATACATCCTGAGTGTAGAACGAAGCTTGAGGAAGAAATCAGAAATTCTGTGCAAACGAAAGAACCGTGTAAAATGCAGTTTCAACAGAAGACTCAAAAGGGTGATTGGATTTGGTCGGAGTTGAATGCGACGCCAGTTTATGATGAAAGAGATCAATTTATCTATATGGTGGTCCTGTCCAGAGATATCACTCTTCAGAAGGAATATGAATCAAAGCTTGAACATTTCGCGTTCCATGATTCATTGACGAGTCTGCCCAACAGGAGAAAGTTTAGGGATTGCTTGATCGAGGCGATTGCAGGGCTGAGAGAGGGAAAAGGCAGGTTTGCTGTCCTCCTGATGGATATCGATCGTTTCAAGCAAATAAATGATGAGTACGGTCATGATGCAGGGGATGAAGTAATTAAGGAATTCGGCAGAAGAATCAAAAGGAGTTTTAGTAAAGAAGATGTTGTGGCCCGCCTCGGCGGGGATGAATTTGTCGCGCTGTTAAAAGGTGTGGATTCTGCAGAAAAAGCGACAGAGGCGGCTGATAGGATTCAAACGTCGTTAAAGGAGCCGTGGAGATTGAAGAACTGCGGTATGGCCGTCACCTCCAGTATAGGAATTGCCATTTCCCCTTCG